tgtcaccgctgtgttctgctttccggctggccggcgctcacagtgcagagaagcagagcgccgggggacagacaccgaaaggtaagtatgtagtgtttgtttgttttttttttacgtttacgctggtaaccagggtaaacatcgggttactaagcgtggctctgcacttagtaacccgatgtttaccctggttagcagtgaagacatcgctgaatcagcgtcacacacgccgattcagcgatgtctgcgggagatccagcgacaaaataaagttctggcctttctgctccgaccaacgatggcacagcaggatcctgatcgctgctgcctgtcaaactgaacgatatcgctagccaggacgctgcaacgtcacggatcgctagcgatatcgttcagtgtgacggtaccttaacaggacAGCCAGGTTTTCCATCCGTACCCAATTCGTTTTGAGGGAAGACACAATCATGTCACCACAGAGAGATAAACGTTTATACAATTTTATtaggaaaaaaaacattaaaaacctaGTTCCCCCAGTGCTCGTCCTCATGGAGGTCTACACCCCAGCAACCACTAGTGTTTCTCCTTGTCAGGGTGACCCCGCTGGAACAGCACCTCACCCCGGCGTCACCTACAGGGTGGGGCCAGACAATTCAGGGTCCAGTACATTATAGGGGCAAAGGAATCAACAATACAAAACAGCAGTAAGTGGCGACATGTTGGGGGTGGATGAAGGCTCTGTACAGGTCACGCTCACAGAAAATGGTTTATTTTGCTTGGTACCAGCAGGGTGTAATAAACAGAacacgttttatatatatatatattgtataaaaaaaattcACATCTTCACCTAATAAAACACAGAATATCCTGGTGCTGCCTGTATTCTGCATCTCACTATATACAAGCTATGGATCCAGTAATGTATACGCTGGGGCCTGGGTCAGAACCATCCGACTCCAGGGGAGCCAAAAATGTCAAAGAAAACTAAATATCACTAACCGCACGCGAGGGAGCGCTGCTCCGGAGGTCATAATGAAGGAGACCAGCGTCAGGTACAACCTGCTCAGTCTTTACTGGGTGTATTATACATAATGTATGGGTAAGGCTCTAAAACTCAATGGAAAAACAAACTACAGGAAGGGAGGTGCCTGTTCCCCCCACTGCAAATCCTGGGCGTCTTCATTTAGAGGAGAGGTAGCGTCTCTGGACCATGAGGACTAAGGTCCCCCTACCCTTGAGAAAGTGATCATGATAGACTGCCATGAAGTCCTAAATATTAACAGATGGTGGAATGGTTACCGGGAGAACTTGGCATCAGTCTCGTGGTCTATAGATCAGCATCATCAAAGCCATAGAAGGATTCGGGGTCACTATCTCCCTCGAAGAGCTGGTGCAGGACCTCTACGTCGGCGTACTCCTCAGCAGGGCTGTTGCTGTCCTCATCCTGCTCGTCGTGATTGAGTTGCAGCTGTTCTTCCAGTAGGTCGATCAGCTCTTCTTGCATCTCAGCATTACGCTTGCTGGTGTTGGCAGTGCCGTCAGTTCCCGGCAGGACACTGGCCACCAGGAAGGATTGCTGGACCAGTTCTGGGTGCTCAGTTATTACATTTAGGACCTCTGTCAGCCAGCTGACCACCAGCTGAAGCAGCATTTCCAAGCTGCAGCTTCCCTCTGCCATGCCTCGGGCCTGCTCCTGCCATTTCTTGTGCAGGAAGTTGGTGACTGCCCTCCGGATACACACGTACAGAGGTTGTATCTTTACACTGCAGCCGGCAGGGACAATGGCTGGCAGCGTGCAGGTGGAGCTGAGCAGCGCCAGGACCTCATCCGACAGGTGGGATCGGTAACAGTCCAATACCGCCATGCCTTTGTTGTTTGACCCATCCACGTGTTTCTGCCACACAATGGACGACCAGCGCTCCATGATTTCATCGTCAGTAAATCTGTCTTCTCTAGTTTCTAGCCTGATACACTTAGGGACGTGTGCTGCACTCTTGAAGTTACCGCGACAACACACCAGTGTGGGCAAGAGGCTTCCATCAGCCAATATGGTCAGCAGGATGTCACACCATGGCTCACCTGTGCCCACAGTCTGCAGCGCACTCTCTTTCCGCTCCTTGCTATGTAGGAGGTCATGGTCGAGGAAAAGTGAAATCTCATCAACAGCCGCAATCATGGAGAGAGGGAGATCTTGGCTGAGTATCTGCCGCTGCACAAACCCAATGAATGTCTGGGCATTGTCTTCCATCTCGTTTGGCAGCCGGTTGGCCACTGCAACTTTATCGTGCATACTCAGATTGTGCCGAAGCATGAACCTCACCGCCCATTCGTAGGAGATTTTGAAAACTCCTTCCAGGGCATGGCCAATTTTGGTGGCCTTCTGGAAAAGAGTCTCTTCGTTGACGGGCTGTTGCTGCTCTCTCTGGGTCAGCACCCACTCGGCCAGCTTCTCCTCTGCCTCGGTGCACAGATATTTGCCTTCGGTCACGTTGTCCTGAATCTCAGCCTGGAACCTCTGCAGCCAGCGGCAGATGTGTCTTGGAGAGTCATAGAAGTGTTCGGCCGCCTGTTGTATGCCACAGCACAAGGCGTACAGCACCACGCGAAGCTTCTTCATACTGAGCTGCTCCGAACTCTCCTCGCCTATGCCAGCCTCCCTGTCCTCCACCTCTCCATCCTCCAACTCATCCAAATCTATTCTCTGCTCCTTCTCTTCAGGGCTGGGGGTGTTGGACACAGGCGATAATTTCCATTCCTGGTCATCCTTTACCTCACCTTCCTTTAATAACTGTGGACTGGTCCTGTAATTTAACTCCTCCCGAGGTCCAAAGACCCTACATCAGCAAAAATAAAGGCATATGAATAAGGAGAGGTCCAATCGGTCACTAGTGACTAGACCACACACTGCTACGCTAGTCCGAAGCTAAAGTAGATCTACTTACCATGAAATGTCTGGAGAAGAAGTACCTGCGGAGAAAAAGCAGTGAGGTtacaatggagggataatgatatctcctagcagaggaggtggaggacactTACTTGTGCACACTACAGAAGCATGGCAGTGAGATGGGTTGAAAGCCAGATGTTTTGCCATGGCATCGCCAATCCTCGTGACAAaagggcaggaggagcaggttAGCACCATCTCATCACTGCGGAGGAGAGCCACAATCAGCCATCACTGAGCAGCACTCCAATCCCCTGCTGGCATTCCACTCCCTCGCCAAACCCACAATTCCCCTGCTGGCCCATCACTCACCTGGGCAAGCAGCTCTTGAATAGTGACTGGTACTTTGGACTCTTCCGTGGGACGTGATTGCTGAAGAATTACAGACAGTCAGGTTATTGCAAACCTTGCCCGCTGCCGGTGACAGACTGACGGCAACAAAAAAGGGACAATACATGTACATTGCATCAGTCGTCTCGTAACACCATCATCCACTCACTTGATCATGTGATTGGCGTAGGCTCGGGAGCAGCAGGTGCCATAGCGGCAAAGAGAACAGTGCACGTAAGTGGGGAAGTGATTGTGGAAATCAGAGATGTCAAAGCTGCACTCCAGGCACGACTGCTTTCCTATGGTGAGCCTGAAACAAACGTCAAGGAAGCAAAAAGTTAGCCAGCTTGCAGTAGGTCAGGAATCAGCTGCCAGTAACGGCGCAGGAACCCTAGGGCGCGCACACATGACGGAGGGACCCCCAGCCACGCACGGCTTGTAAAGCACATTACACGCCCCACTTGTCATTCCCCCATGGATTATCATTTAGAATATAACCCTGAACAGTGCGGAGAAATAGTAAAATCTGAGATTCCCACTTGGGGCAAGAGGGTGCTTTGTGACTGACCGTTGTGTGTAATCCTCAGCTTCCATTGGTTCAGCTGGTGGAACGAGAGTGCTGGGGATCATGTCCGGAAGAGGAAATGTGGGGGTATCCGAGGACAATGGAAGCGCCCGTGAAGGTGCTCGCGAGGCTCGGATGGTTACCTATGGGCAGAGACCTTACTTTTTACAGGCTGACTGCTTACATGGGCATTACTCACCAAGTTCACCGTGGATCTCACCTTTGTGCCCGGCTTCAGACCCTCCAGCTGACGAGGTTTGCGGAAGGTTTTGTGGTGCTGTAATTTGTGTTCGATCTTGTCTTTTGCAAAAAGAAACTGTAGCCGGCATTTATTGCAATGGTAGACGCTCTTCTTCTTGGCCGAAGGTGGAGTGACAAGACCATTGCACAAAAAAGTAAAGTTTGTAAGAGCAGCACAGCTGGCGACCAAGCAGACATGAGGCG
This region of Ranitomeya imitator isolate aRanImi1 chromosome 1, aRanImi1.pri, whole genome shotgun sequence genomic DNA includes:
- the POGZ gene encoding pogo transposable element with ZNF domain isoform X2, whose amino-acid sequence is MDTDLFMECEEEELEPWQKISDVIEDSVVEDYSYLDKANTVSINLQPATVSLPVVHQTLGSQYTTASTVTNTISQNTDPTKKTVVTLITNNSGTTPIVQQSPQPLILTQNAAPGLGTMVTQPVLRPMQVMQNANHATTNSMAAQPIFITAQGFPVRNVRPIQNTVNAMNQVGIVLNVQQGQTVRPITIVPAGTQFMKPAVGVPQVFSQVTQVRPATTVPVRPATNTFTTVIPATLTIRSTVPQSQNQVNKPICSTSTTSAPSQQPLRQITVQQPTQALSISQNQNNPNPKLVNISSLVTVKRPGETTDVVKFVNAVSGSQTTTQNSTQLILSSTICNNGTSPNVGTLQRGVQLESLGLKAAAPAGAQMENPDTSRKYCPRCQTPFRVLEALRGHMCYCCPDLVDFSKKGKSDSELPSQPSPEKSASAPSSTEPPAVKSQETPADDALQGKLIMLVDDFYYGRDVGQTYQMQGLPKVATTFRCMHCSKRLKNNIRFMNHMKHHVELDQQNGEVDGHTTCQHCYRQFSTPFQLQCHLENVHSSYESTTKCKICEWAFDSEPLFLQHMKDTHKPGEMPYVCQVCSYRSSIYAEVDTHFRLNHEDTRHLLCVYCLKVFKNGNAFQQHFMRHQKSVYHCNKCRLQFLFAKDKIEHKLQHHKTFRKPRQLEGLKPGTKVTIRASRAPSRALPLSSDTPTFPLPDMIPSTLVPPAEPMEAEDYTQRLTIGKQSCLECSFDISDFHNHFPTYVHCSLCRYGTCCSRAYANHMINNHVPRKSPKYQSLFKSCLPSDEMVLTCSSCPFVTRIGDAMAKHLAFNPSHCHASVVCTSTSSPDISWVFGPREELNYRTSPQLLKEGEVKDDQEWKLSPVSNTPSPEEKEQRIDLDELEDGEVEDREAGIGEESSEQLSMKKLRVVLYALCCGIQQAAEHFYDSPRHICRWLQRFQAEIQDNVTEGKYLCTEAEEKLAEWVLTQREQQQPVNEETLFQKATKIGHALEGVFKISYEWAVRFMLRHNLSMHDKVAVANRLPNEMEDNAQTFIGFVQRQILSQDLPLSMIAAVDEISLFLDHDLLHSKERKESALQTVGTGEPWCDILLTILADGSLLPTLVCCRGNFKSAAHVPKCIRLETREDRFTDDEIMERWSSIVWQKHVDGSNNKGMAVLDCYRSHLSDEVLALLSSTCTLPAIVPAGCSVKIQPLYVCIRRAVTNFLHKKWQEQARGMAEGSCSLEMLLQLVVSWLTEVLNVITEHPELVQQSFLVASVLPGTDGTANTSKRNAEMQEELIDLLEEQLQLNHDEQDEDSNSPAEEYADVEVLHQLFEGDSDPESFYGFDDADL
- the POGZ gene encoding pogo transposable element with ZNF domain isoform X3, yielding MDTDLFMECEEEELEPWQKISDVIEDSVVEDYSYLDKANTVSINLQPATVSLPVVHQTLGSQYTTASTVTNTISQNTDPTKKTVVTLITNNSGTTPIVQQSPQPLILTQNAAPGLGTMVTQPVLRPMQVMQNANHATTNSMAAQPIFITAQGFPVRNVRPIQNTVNAMNQVGIVLNVQQGQTVRPITIVPAAGTQFMKPAVGVPQVFSQVTQVRPATTVPVRPATNTFTTVIPATLTIRSTVPQSQNQVNKPICSTSTTSAPSQQPLRQITVQQPTQALSISQNQNNPNPKLVNISSLVTVKRPGETTDVVKFVNAVSGSQTTTQNSTQLILSSTICNNGTSPNVGTLQRGVQLESLGLKAAPAGAQMENPDTSRKYCPRCQTPFRVLEALRGHMCYCCPDLVDFSKKGKSDSELPSQPSPEKSASAPSSTEPPAVKSQETPADDALQGKLIMLVDDFYYGRDVGQTYQMQGLPKVATTFRCMHCSKRLKNNIRFMNHMKHHVELDQQNGEVDGHTTCQHCYRQFSTPFQLQCHLENVHSSYESTTKCKICEWAFDSEPLFLQHMKDTHKPGEMPYVCQVCSYRSSIYAEVDTHFRLNHEDTRHLLCVYCLKVFKNGNAFQQHFMRHQKSVYHCNKCRLQFLFAKDKIEHKLQHHKTFRKPRQLEGLKPGTKVTIRASRAPSRALPLSSDTPTFPLPDMIPSTLVPPAEPMEAEDYTQRLTIGKQSCLECSFDISDFHNHFPTYVHCSLCRYGTCCSRAYANHMINNHVPRKSPKYQSLFKSCLPSDEMVLTCSSCPFVTRIGDAMAKHLAFNPSHCHASVVCTSTSSPDISWVFGPREELNYRTSPQLLKEGEVKDDQEWKLSPVSNTPSPEEKEQRIDLDELEDGEVEDREAGIGEESSEQLSMKKLRVVLYALCCGIQQAAEHFYDSPRHICRWLQRFQAEIQDNVTEGKYLCTEAEEKLAEWVLTQREQQQPVNEETLFQKATKIGHALEGVFKISYEWAVRFMLRHNLSMHDKVAVANRLPNEMEDNAQTFIGFVQRQILSQDLPLSMIAAVDEISLFLDHDLLHSKERKESALQTVGTGEPWCDILLTILADGSLLPTLVCCRGNFKSAAHVPKCIRLETREDRFTDDEIMERWSSIVWQKHVDGSNNKGMAVLDCYRSHLSDEVLALLSSTCTLPAIVPAGCSVKIQPLYVCIRRAVTNFLHKKWQEQARGMAEGSCSLEMLLQLVVSWLTEVLNVITEHPELVQQSFLVASVLPGTDGTANTSKRNAEMQEELIDLLEEQLQLNHDEQDEDSNSPAEEYADVEVLHQLFEGDSDPESFYGFDDADL
- the POGZ gene encoding pogo transposable element with ZNF domain isoform X1; the protein is MDTDLFMECEEEELEPWQKISDVIEDSVVEDYSYLDKANTVSINLQPATVSLPVVHQTLGSQYTTASTVTNTISQNTDPTKKTVVTLITNNSGTTPIVQQSPQPLILTQNAAPGLGTMVTQPVLRPMQVMQNANHATTNSMAAQPIFITAQGFPVRNVRPIQNTVNAMNQVGIVLNVQQGQTVRPITIVPAAGTQFMKPAVGVPQVFSQVTQVRPATTVPVRPATNTFTTVIPATLTIRSTVPQSQNQVNKPICSTSTTSAPSQQPLRQITVQQPTQALSISQNQNNPNPKLVNISSLVTVKRPGETTDVVKFVNAVSGSQTTTQNSTQLILSSTICNNGTSPNVGTLQRGVQLESLGLKAAAPAGAQMENPDTSRKYCPRCQTPFRVLEALRGHMCYCCPDLVDFSKKGKSDSELPSQPSPEKSASAPSSTEPPAVKSQETPADDALQGKLIMLVDDFYYGRDVGQTYQMQGLPKVATTFRCMHCSKRLKNNIRFMNHMKHHVELDQQNGEVDGHTTCQHCYRQFSTPFQLQCHLENVHSSYESTTKCKICEWAFDSEPLFLQHMKDTHKPGEMPYVCQVCSYRSSIYAEVDTHFRLNHEDTRHLLCVYCLKVFKNGNAFQQHFMRHQKSVYHCNKCRLQFLFAKDKIEHKLQHHKTFRKPRQLEGLKPGTKVTIRASRAPSRALPLSSDTPTFPLPDMIPSTLVPPAEPMEAEDYTQRLTIGKQSCLECSFDISDFHNHFPTYVHCSLCRYGTCCSRAYANHMINNHVPRKSPKYQSLFKSCLPSDEMVLTCSSCPFVTRIGDAMAKHLAFNPSHCHASVVCTSTSSPDISWVFGPREELNYRTSPQLLKEGEVKDDQEWKLSPVSNTPSPEEKEQRIDLDELEDGEVEDREAGIGEESSEQLSMKKLRVVLYALCCGIQQAAEHFYDSPRHICRWLQRFQAEIQDNVTEGKYLCTEAEEKLAEWVLTQREQQQPVNEETLFQKATKIGHALEGVFKISYEWAVRFMLRHNLSMHDKVAVANRLPNEMEDNAQTFIGFVQRQILSQDLPLSMIAAVDEISLFLDHDLLHSKERKESALQTVGTGEPWCDILLTILADGSLLPTLVCCRGNFKSAAHVPKCIRLETREDRFTDDEIMERWSSIVWQKHVDGSNNKGMAVLDCYRSHLSDEVLALLSSTCTLPAIVPAGCSVKIQPLYVCIRRAVTNFLHKKWQEQARGMAEGSCSLEMLLQLVVSWLTEVLNVITEHPELVQQSFLVASVLPGTDGTANTSKRNAEMQEELIDLLEEQLQLNHDEQDEDSNSPAEEYADVEVLHQLFEGDSDPESFYGFDDADL